Proteins found in one Vallitalea guaymasensis genomic segment:
- a CDS encoding 3-oxoacid CoA-transferase subunit B, producing MSISDVKKRIAKRVALELNDGDFVNLGIGLPTKVANYIPSGVEVFFQSENGMLCMGGIPKEGEESFDIVDAGGQYSTLLPYGAAFDSSSSFTMIRGGHVDVCVLGTLQVDGEGNLANWIIPGKIVPGMGGAMDLVTGAKKVIIATTHTNKGKPKILKKCTLPLTAVGQVDTIITELAVIEVTEDGLVLKEISQDTTVEEVIKLTEAELTVSEDIKVWKDE from the coding sequence ATGTCTATTAGTGATGTGAAAAAGCGTATTGCAAAACGTGTTGCCCTTGAATTGAATGATGGTGACTTCGTCAACCTAGGTATAGGTCTTCCTACAAAAGTGGCTAACTATATTCCTAGTGGTGTAGAAGTGTTCTTTCAATCTGAAAATGGTATGTTATGTATGGGAGGTATTCCAAAAGAAGGGGAAGAATCCTTTGACATAGTGGATGCTGGAGGACAATATTCTACGTTATTACCATATGGAGCAGCTTTTGATAGTTCCAGTTCCTTTACTATGATACGTGGAGGACATGTAGATGTATGTGTTCTAGGTACACTTCAGGTTGATGGAGAAGGCAATCTAGCTAACTGGATAATACCAGGTAAAATAGTTCCAGGAATGGGTGGAGCAATGGACTTGGTAACTGGAGCAAAGAAAGTTATTATTGCCACAACCCATACTAATAAAGGTAAACCCAAAATACTTAAGAAATGTACTTTGCCCTTAACAGCAGTGGGGCAAGTTGATACTATAATTACAGAATTAGCAGTGATAGAAGTAACTGAAGATGGGTTAGTCTTAAAAGAAATCAGTCAAGACACTACAGTTGAAGAAGTAATAAAATTGACAGAAGCAGAATTGACAGTTAGTGAAGATATAAAAGTATGGAAGGATGAATAA
- a CDS encoding CoA transferase subunit A: MKKVVDLDTIKDCFFDGMTLMVGGFMGCGAPETLIDYILELGIKDIILISTDTATVDKGVGKLIVAKRVKKLFASHIGLNPETGNQMNDGTMEVELVPQGTLVERIRSGGAGLGGVLTPTGIGTIVEEGKQVLEIDGKKYILEKILQADVSLIRGSVTDVYGNTVYRGTTNNFNQVMATAGKTVIVETEKLVHGGTLSPESISTPSIYVDYIIRGGNRKYVY; the protein is encoded by the coding sequence GTGAAGAAAGTAGTTGATTTAGATACTATCAAGGATTGCTTTTTTGATGGTATGACTTTGATGGTTGGAGGATTCATGGGGTGTGGAGCACCAGAAACTCTTATAGATTATATTCTTGAGCTAGGAATAAAAGATATTATACTTATATCAACAGATACTGCTACTGTTGATAAAGGTGTAGGGAAATTGATAGTTGCAAAAAGAGTTAAAAAATTATTTGCTTCACATATAGGACTTAATCCTGAAACTGGAAATCAAATGAATGACGGAACAATGGAAGTTGAACTAGTGCCTCAAGGAACTTTGGTTGAACGAATCAGATCAGGTGGAGCGGGCTTAGGTGGAGTTTTAACACCAACTGGAATAGGTACAATAGTTGAAGAAGGAAAACAAGTATTAGAAATAGATGGTAAGAAATATATATTAGAAAAGATTTTACAGGCAGATGTATCTCTAATAAGAGGAAGCGTAACTGATGTATATGGAAATACAGTTTATAGAGGTACAACTAATAATTTTAATCAAGTTATGGCAACAGCAGGTAAGACTGTGATTGTTGAAACAGAAAAATTGGTTCATGGTGGAACCTTATCTCCAGAAAGCATAAGTACTCCAAGTATATATGTGGATTATATTATTAGAGGAGGTAATAGGAAATATGTCTATTAG
- a CDS encoding class II fructose-bisphosphate aldolase yields the protein MLVNMNNMLQTAVKNNRIVPGFNVFGYEDAKVIIEVAQTIGAPVLLMTNKDAANFMPVKYYGALYRKMAEEASVDVCIHLDHGKNVVDIAKAIQAGYTSVMYDGSAYPIEENIKNSKDIYSICSPCDVSLEVEVGCVSYSEPGLNVSEKLTEVEEVLAMSNEVNVNCIAVAVGNVHRMTEQKAVIDFERLEKIAKVCPVPLVIHGSTGIPDDQIEKLRYYGVGKMNIGTAVRMAFGNTVRDFSNENPHIFDRIQLFQKPMEKMKKVVTEKYRLLGW from the coding sequence ATGTTAGTGAATATGAACAATATGCTGCAAACTGCTGTTAAAAATAATCGTATCGTACCAGGGTTCAATGTTTTTGGTTACGAAGATGCAAAAGTAATAATCGAAGTAGCGCAAACAATTGGAGCTCCTGTATTATTAATGACAAATAAGGATGCAGCAAATTTTATGCCAGTTAAATATTATGGTGCATTATATAGAAAAATGGCTGAGGAAGCTAGTGTTGATGTATGTATTCATCTGGATCATGGTAAAAATGTTGTAGATATTGCAAAAGCCATTCAAGCAGGATATACATCAGTTATGTATGACGGCTCAGCTTATCCAATAGAAGAGAACATAAAAAATTCCAAAGATATTTATAGTATATGTAGTCCATGTGATGTTTCCCTAGAAGTAGAGGTAGGATGTGTTTCTTATAGTGAACCAGGACTTAATGTAAGCGAAAAATTAACAGAGGTTGAAGAAGTTTTGGCTATGTCAAATGAAGTCAATGTGAATTGTATTGCAGTGGCAGTAGGTAATGTTCATCGTATGACAGAACAAAAAGCTGTAATTGATTTTGAAAGACTAGAAAAGATTGCAAAAGTTTGTCCAGTACCATTGGTAATTCATGGTTCAACAGGAATACCTGATGACCAAATAGAAAAGTTAAGATATTACGGTGTTGGTAAAATGAATATAGGTACAGCTGTACGCATGGCTTTTGGTAATACTGTGAGGGATTTTTCTAATGAAAATCCACATATCTTTGATAGAATCCAATTATTCCAGAAACCAATGGAAAAAATGAAAAAAGTTGTTACTGAAAAATATCGTTTACTTGGTTGGTAG
- the iolC gene encoding 5-dehydro-2-deoxygluconokinase encodes MDGISFEQDRKLDVIAIGRIGIDFFPNEYNCPLEETKTFTKSVGGSPANIAVATSRYGMKTGFIGRVADDAFGRFAIKYLQEKNINTEGLVVDRCDNKMGLAYVEIVSPKESNIIMYRADAVDLKLTMEDITEDYIKNSKVLVVSGTALAASPSREAVFLAMKLARKHNTKVFFDIDYRPYTWKSEEETGLYYSLAAEKCDVIIGTREEFDMLEKIDLPDNKEDKVSANHWFSYNAKIVIVKHGKDGSIAYLKNGEEKQGEVFPVKPLKTQGAGDSYAGGVISSLIKGKSITEAMKYGAGAAAIVVTNNSCSDAMPTEEEITDFIKNYVKEH; translated from the coding sequence ATGGATGGAATTAGTTTTGAACAAGACAGAAAACTTGATGTTATTGCAATAGGTAGAATTGGTATTGATTTTTTCCCAAATGAATATAATTGTCCATTAGAAGAAACAAAAACCTTTACTAAAAGCGTTGGAGGATCTCCAGCCAATATTGCAGTTGCTACATCAAGATATGGCATGAAAACAGGATTTATAGGCAGAGTCGCAGATGATGCATTTGGAAGATTCGCAATAAAATATCTTCAAGAAAAAAACATTAACACAGAAGGATTAGTTGTAGATAGATGTGATAATAAAATGGGGCTAGCCTATGTTGAAATAGTAAGTCCAAAAGAGAGTAATATAATAATGTACAGAGCTGATGCAGTTGATCTGAAACTTACTATGGAAGATATCACAGAAGATTATATTAAAAATTCCAAGGTATTGGTAGTGTCAGGTACAGCTTTGGCAGCATCACCATCAAGAGAAGCCGTGTTCTTAGCTATGAAATTAGCTAGAAAGCACAATACAAAAGTCTTTTTTGATATAGATTACCGTCCATACACATGGAAATCAGAAGAAGAAACAGGCTTGTATTACAGTCTTGCCGCTGAAAAATGTGATGTGATTATTGGTACTAGAGAAGAATTTGATATGCTTGAGAAAATAGATTTACCAGATAATAAAGAAGATAAAGTAAGTGCTAATCATTGGTTTAGCTATAATGCTAAAATAGTCATAGTGAAACATGGAAAAGATGGTTCTATAGCATATCTGAAAAATGGTGAAGAAAAGCAAGGAGAAGTATTCCCTGTGAAACCACTAAAAACTCAAGGTGCTGGTGATTCTTATGCAGGAGGAGTTATCAGTTCATTAATAAAAGGTAAAAGTATCACTGAAGCTATGAAATATGGTGCAGGTGCAGCCGCGATCGTTGTAACAAATAATAGTTGTTCTGATGCAATGCCGACAGAAGAAGAGATTACAGACTTTATAAAAAACTATGTAAAGGAGCATTGA
- a CDS encoding ABC transporter permease yields MEKIGFLKTKEGRKELFNKYGMVVILFIMIIVMTMIKPIFINTSNIINIFKQVAVIGTIAYGVTLIIITGGIDLSSGSVVALVGVVVASFSAPGDNIIIAIIIGLLVGALCGAINGIVLSYTGIPPFIATLGMMTIARGAALLYTNGRPISNIDESLLVLGTGKIGPVPIAVIIFLLAGLLTHIILRKSTFGKSIYAIGGNEQAAIVCGLNVKKIKILIYTFAGVMSAVGGIVLTARVSSGNPTAGLSYELDAIASAVIGGTSLSGGVGYISGTIIGALIIGVLNNGLTLIGVSPYWQQVVKGLIIVGAVILDAYKNKR; encoded by the coding sequence ATGGAGAAGATAGGCTTTTTAAAGACAAAAGAAGGTAGGAAAGAGTTATTTAATAAATATGGAATGGTTGTTATTCTATTTATTATGATAATCGTAATGACAATGATCAAACCCATATTCATAAATACTTCAAATATCATTAATATTTTTAAGCAAGTTGCTGTAATCGGAACAATTGCATATGGTGTCACTTTAATCATCATCACTGGTGGAATTGATTTGTCATCTGGTTCAGTAGTCGCATTGGTCGGGGTAGTAGTAGCTAGTTTCTCTGCTCCTGGAGATAATATTATCATAGCAATCATCATTGGATTATTAGTAGGAGCATTGTGTGGAGCTATTAACGGTATTGTATTGTCATATACCGGGATTCCACCGTTTATTGCAACATTAGGAATGATGACTATAGCACGTGGAGCCGCTTTATTATATACAAATGGTCGTCCAATAAGTAATATCGATGAAAGTTTATTGGTTCTAGGTACTGGAAAAATTGGACCAGTTCCAATTGCGGTTATCATTTTCTTATTAGCTGGATTATTGACTCATATCATTCTTAGAAAAAGTACTTTCGGTAAGTCAATATATGCTATTGGTGGAAATGAACAAGCAGCAATCGTATGTGGTTTGAATGTAAAGAAAATCAAGATTCTCATTTATACTTTTGCAGGAGTAATGTCAGCTGTTGGTGGTATCGTTTTAACTGCAAGAGTTAGTTCAGGTAATCCGACTGCTGGATTATCATATGAGTTAGATGCCATTGCATCAGCAGTAATCGGGGGAACAAGCTTATCAGGTGGTGTAGGTTACATATCTGGAACTATTATTGGTGCCTTGATAATCGGTGTACTCAATAATGGTCTGACACTTATCGGAGTTTCTCCTTACTGGCAGCAAGTTGTAAAAGGATTAATTATTGTAGGAGCAGTAATTCTTGATGCATATAAAAATAAAAGATAA
- a CDS encoding sugar ABC transporter ATP-binding protein, which yields MSSDIILKMKNITKTFPGVKALDNVSLEVKKGTVHGLMGENGAGKSTLMNILIGILQQDAGEIEFKGEKLNLKNTADALNAGISMIHQELSPIPDMTVAENLFLGREPSKWGMVNEKKLYKKTKELLNELGITIDPQKKMRNLSTAYIQLVEIAKAISYNSDLIIMDEPTSAITDREVLQLFNMIKKLTAKGVAVIYITHKMDEVFQITDECTVFRDGQYIGTGLSSELTSGQLISMMVGREVNQIFPKIEVEKFGDVLLEVKGLCHEEYFQDVSFQVRAGEILGFAGLMGAGRSEVMETIFGINKSTSGEIFVNGNKVNIKSPKDAIKQGIGLLTEDRKRTGLFLPLSVSDNTIMSDLNTYSNKIGIVNEKKVNSACLMQKDNLKIKTPSIAQIINNLSGGNQQKVLIARWLLMNPDILIIDEPTRGIDVGAKSEIHKLMSLLAKEGKAIIMISSELPEVLGMSDRIIVMHEGRITGELARNEANQEEIMKYATK from the coding sequence ATGAGTTCTGATATTATATTGAAAATGAAAAATATTACAAAAACATTCCCTGGTGTTAAAGCTTTAGATAATGTCAGTTTAGAGGTTAAAAAAGGAACTGTTCATGGATTAATGGGAGAAAATGGTGCTGGAAAATCTACACTTATGAATATCCTTATCGGTATATTGCAGCAAGATGCTGGAGAGATTGAATTCAAAGGTGAAAAATTGAATCTTAAAAACACAGCTGATGCTTTGAATGCAGGAATTTCAATGATTCATCAAGAGTTGAGTCCTATACCAGATATGACAGTGGCGGAAAATCTATTTTTGGGAAGAGAACCTTCAAAATGGGGAATGGTAAACGAAAAAAAATTATATAAGAAAACAAAAGAGTTACTTAATGAACTGGGAATAACAATTGATCCACAAAAAAAGATGAGAAACCTGAGTACAGCTTATATACAGCTGGTAGAGATTGCAAAAGCGATTTCTTATAATTCTGATTTGATCATTATGGATGAACCTACATCAGCTATTACGGATAGAGAAGTCCTACAACTATTCAATATGATTAAAAAGTTGACTGCAAAAGGTGTTGCAGTAATCTATATTACTCATAAAATGGACGAAGTCTTTCAAATAACAGATGAATGTACTGTTTTTAGAGATGGGCAGTATATTGGAACAGGATTATCATCTGAATTAACAAGTGGTCAGTTAATATCTATGATGGTTGGTAGAGAAGTAAATCAGATTTTTCCAAAGATTGAAGTTGAAAAATTTGGAGATGTATTATTGGAAGTCAAGGGTCTATGTCATGAGGAATATTTTCAAGATGTTAGTTTTCAAGTAAGAGCTGGAGAAATTCTAGGTTTTGCAGGTCTAATGGGTGCAGGAAGATCGGAAGTCATGGAAACTATTTTTGGTATCAACAAATCAACTTCAGGAGAAATATTTGTTAATGGAAATAAAGTAAACATAAAATCACCAAAAGATGCTATAAAACAAGGTATAGGATTATTAACAGAAGATAGAAAGAGAACAGGTTTATTTTTACCTCTTTCAGTTTCGGATAACACCATTATGTCAGACTTGAATACTTATTCTAATAAAATTGGTATCGTTAATGAAAAGAAAGTTAATTCAGCATGTCTTATGCAAAAGGATAATTTGAAGATAAAAACCCCAAGTATAGCTCAAATAATTAATAATCTTAGTGGAGGTAATCAGCAAAAAGTATTAATTGCAAGATGGCTTCTGATGAATCCGGATATCCTTATAATTGATGAACCAACAAGGGGAATTGATGTTGGTGCAAAATCTGAAATTCATAAACTGATGTCACTACTGGCTAAGGAAGGTAAAGCCATAATCATGATATCGTCGGAATTACCTGAAGTATTAGGTATGAGTGACAGAATAATTGTAATGCATGAAGGCAGGATCACAGGAGAATTGGCAAGAAATGAAGCTAATCAAGAAGAAATTATGAAATATGCCACTAAATAA
- a CDS encoding sugar ABC transporter substrate-binding protein, producing MKKLLSLVLIISLMSIWVVGCSGNDTKKDEGNNEVNTNDTAKKYKIGVAGSSFADKWQTYLYDAIKEEADSIDDVEVVFTDAKDDSSIQIANMENLIAQKVDAIIVVMVDTEGAKPYVKMCEDAGIPLIGVNRTFEGADVYVGSESIQAGLMQMEHVVKLLGEKGNVCILEGAPGYEAAVQRTAGNVEVADKYEGINIIRQDTGKWDRAKGMEVAENWLQSGDEIDAIVANNDEMAIGAIRALEAVGNTDIVVAGIDATLDALEYVKAGTLDVTVFQSPFGQGSESLKAALKMAKGEKVEEVVWVPFEIVNKDNVDEYIAKWE from the coding sequence ATGAAAAAACTTTTATCACTAGTACTAATTATTAGTTTGATGTCGATTTGGGTTGTTGGGTGTAGTGGAAATGATACTAAGAAAGATGAAGGTAATAATGAGGTTAATACTAATGATACTGCAAAAAAATATAAGATTGGTGTTGCAGGTTCAAGTTTCGCAGACAAATGGCAAACTTATCTATATGATGCCATAAAAGAAGAAGCAGATTCAATAGATGATGTAGAAGTAGTTTTTACTGATGCTAAAGATGATAGCTCAATACAGATTGCCAATATGGAAAATCTTATAGCTCAGAAAGTTGATGCAATTATTGTTGTTATGGTAGATACAGAAGGAGCTAAACCATATGTAAAAATGTGTGAAGATGCAGGAATACCTCTTATTGGAGTTAATCGTACTTTTGAAGGAGCAGATGTTTATGTAGGCTCTGAATCTATTCAAGCCGGTTTAATGCAAATGGAGCACGTTGTTAAGTTATTAGGCGAAAAAGGAAATGTTTGTATACTTGAAGGAGCTCCAGGATATGAAGCGGCGGTACAAAGAACTGCTGGTAATGTAGAAGTTGCTGATAAATATGAAGGAATAAACATTATTCGTCAAGACACAGGAAAATGGGATAGAGCAAAAGGAATGGAAGTTGCAGAGAACTGGTTACAATCCGGTGATGAAATTGATGCCATAGTAGCTAATAATGACGAGATGGCAATTGGTGCAATTCGTGCCCTTGAAGCTGTTGGCAATACTGATATTGTCGTTGCTGGTATTGATGCTACACTTGATGCATTAGAATATGTAAAAGCTGGAACTCTAGATGTTACAGTATTCCAAAGTCCATTTGGTCAAGGTTCTGAATCATTGAAAGCAGCACTAAAAATGGCTAAAGGTGAAAAAGTTGAAGAAGTGGTTTGGGTACCATTTGAAATAGTTAATAAAGATAACGTAGATGAATATATTGCTAAGTGGGAATAA
- the iolD gene encoding 3D-(3,5/4)-trihydroxycyclohexane-1,2-dione acylhydrolase (decyclizing), translating into MESTIRLTTAQALLKFLNNQYIEVDGKEIKFVKGVMGIFGHGNVVGLGQALDEYKDEMIYYAGKNEQEITHVAVAYAKQKRRTQIFACTASIGPGSLNMVTAAGTATVNRIPVLLLPSDSYSDRQPDPVLQQVEQSYDYSISANDSFKAVSKYWDRIQRPEQLMTSAIQAMRVLTNPAETGAVTLCLPQDVQGEAYDFPESFFKKRVHRVRRIDIDEYDLSSAIELIKSKKKPMVICGGGVRYSFADQQLLDFCKSFNIPFGETQAGKGIIPWTHELNMGGGGVCGTLASNRLAKQADLIIAVGTRLNDFVTSSKFAYQNPELDILTININDFDAYKMNATSIVADAKKALEKLTSALKETNYKSEYTTEISEAKKDWQVELDTMANATNENGLCQTAVLSTINKTIDEDAIIVSASGSIPSDLERIWCPTKPDTYHLEYGFSCMGYEVSGALGAKLANPDVESYCFVGDGGFLMGHSDLYTSIQEGVKINVLLLDNNGHQCIHNLQRSQGIDTFGTEFRARNGNALLGDYVPIDFAKIAEGYGAKTYRVKTMDELIAAIEDSKKQSVSTLIDIKVLPGTMTGGFEHFWRVGTAQVAKDNRVVEAAKNVNNIVNTKCLPY; encoded by the coding sequence ATGGAGTCTACCATTAGACTTACAACCGCTCAAGCGTTATTGAAGTTTCTAAACAATCAATATATTGAAGTGGATGGAAAAGAGATTAAATTTGTTAAAGGTGTTATGGGAATATTTGGACATGGTAATGTTGTGGGGCTTGGTCAAGCTCTTGACGAGTACAAAGATGAAATGATTTATTATGCTGGTAAGAATGAGCAAGAAATTACTCATGTAGCTGTAGCATATGCAAAACAAAAACGCAGAACACAGATTTTTGCATGTACAGCATCTATTGGACCTGGTTCATTAAATATGGTAACAGCTGCAGGAACTGCAACAGTGAATAGAATTCCTGTACTTTTACTTCCTTCTGATAGTTATTCAGATCGTCAACCAGATCCTGTATTACAACAAGTAGAACAATCATATGATTATTCAATATCAGCAAATGACTCTTTCAAGGCTGTAAGCAAGTACTGGGATAGAATTCAACGTCCAGAGCAACTTATGACATCAGCTATTCAAGCAATGCGTGTATTGACTAATCCTGCAGAAACAGGAGCTGTTACACTTTGTTTACCACAAGATGTACAAGGAGAAGCTTATGACTTCCCAGAATCTTTCTTCAAAAAAAGAGTACATCGTGTTAGAAGAATAGATATTGATGAATATGATCTAAGTTCAGCAATAGAGCTTATCAAATCCAAGAAAAAACCAATGGTAATCTGTGGTGGTGGTGTTAGATACAGCTTTGCCGACCAACAGTTGCTTGATTTTTGTAAGAGTTTCAATATACCTTTTGGTGAAACTCAAGCAGGTAAAGGCATAATACCTTGGACTCATGAATTAAACATGGGTGGCGGCGGTGTCTGTGGTACTCTAGCCAGCAATCGTTTAGCAAAACAAGCTGACTTGATTATTGCTGTTGGTACAAGACTTAATGACTTCGTTACTTCATCAAAATTTGCATATCAAAATCCAGAATTGGATATTTTGACAATAAATATAAATGACTTTGATGCATATAAAATGAATGCTACATCAATTGTAGCTGATGCAAAAAAAGCCTTAGAGAAATTAACTTCAGCTTTAAAAGAAACTAATTATAAATCAGAGTACACAACTGAGATCAGTGAAGCAAAAAAGGACTGGCAGGTAGAACTGGATACCATGGCTAATGCAACCAATGAGAATGGATTATGTCAAACTGCTGTTCTATCAACTATCAACAAGACAATTGATGAAGATGCAATTATTGTATCTGCTTCAGGAAGTATTCCATCTGATCTTGAAAGAATTTGGTGCCCAACTAAACCTGATACATATCATCTAGAATACGGTTTCTCATGTATGGGGTATGAGGTTAGTGGTGCATTAGGAGCAAAACTTGCAAATCCAGATGTTGAAAGTTACTGTTTCGTTGGTGATGGTGGATTCTTGATGGGTCATTCAGATTTATATACCAGTATACAAGAAGGTGTAAAAATCAATGTACTCCTATTAGATAATAATGGACATCAATGTATTCATAATCTTCAAAGATCACAAGGTATCGATACTTTTGGAACTGAATTCAGAGCAAGAAACGGTAATGCTCTACTTGGCGACTATGTTCCTATTGATTTTGCTAAGATTGCAGAAGGATATGGAGCTAAAACCTATAGAGTAAAAACTATGGATGAATTGATTGCAGCTATAGAAGACTCAAAAAAACAAAGTGTTTCTACTTTAATTGATATCAAAGTATTACCAGGTACAATGACTGGTGGATTTGAACACTTCTGGAGAGTTGGAACTGCTCAGGTAGCAAAAGATAATAGAGTTGTAGAAGCTGCTAAAAACGTGAATAATATCGTAAACACAAAATGTTTACCATACTAA
- the iolE gene encoding myo-inosose-2 dehydratase, protein MNLSNHNIKLGCAPINWTNDDMPELGGELTYQQCLSEMALAGFTGSEIGNKYPKDLPTLKKALDIRGMQICNAWFSCFFTTKPEEETLNAFIEHRDFLHSLGAKVIGVAEVGVSIQGVMDAPMFDAAPILTDEQFEKIANGLNKMGKLAKEKGMDIAYHYHMGTGIQSLEEFDRLMNMTDPDLVYALFDTGHATFAGENAVEVLKKYIDRVKHIHFKDVRSDILQRVKDEKLSFLQAVKAGIYTVPGDGDLVDWDGVFTVLSDSNYEGWIVIEAEQDPGIADPLEYAIKARKFINEKTGL, encoded by the coding sequence ATGAATTTATCTAACCATAATATCAAATTAGGATGCGCTCCTATCAACTGGACTAATGACGATATGCCTGAATTAGGAGGAGAATTGACTTATCAGCAATGTTTAAGTGAAATGGCTCTTGCTGGTTTTACAGGTAGTGAAATCGGAAATAAATATCCTAAAGATCTACCTACACTAAAAAAAGCATTAGATATAAGAGGTATGCAAATATGTAATGCTTGGTTTAGCTGCTTCTTCACTACTAAACCTGAAGAAGAAACACTAAACGCATTTATTGAGCATAGAGATTTCCTACACAGTCTTGGTGCAAAAGTAATTGGTGTTGCTGAAGTTGGTGTGAGTATTCAAGGTGTCATGGACGCTCCTATGTTCGACGCAGCTCCAATACTTACTGACGAACAATTTGAAAAAATAGCTAATGGTCTTAATAAAATGGGTAAATTAGCAAAAGAAAAAGGTATGGACATAGCATATCATTATCATATGGGAACTGGAATCCAGTCATTAGAAGAATTTGATAGATTAATGAATATGACAGATCCTGATCTAGTATATGCACTTTTCGATACTGGACATGCTACATTTGCTGGAGAAAATGCTGTAGAAGTATTAAAGAAATATATTGATAGAGTTAAGCACATTCACTTCAAAGATGTTCGCAGTGATATCTTACAAAGAGTTAAAGATGAAAAATTAAGCTTTCTACAAGCTGTAAAAGCTGGTATATATACTGTTCCAGGCGATGGCGATTTAGTTGATTGGGATGGCGTTTTCACTGTACTTTCAGATAGTAATTATGAAGGATGGATTGTTATAGAAGCAGAACAAGATCCGGGAATCGCAGATCCATTAGAATATGCAATAAAGGCTCGTAAGTTCATTAACGAAAAAACTGGTCTTTAA
- a CDS encoding 5-deoxy-glucuronate isomerase, with protein MKIKQQQEFKPGITPIVDSKGPYKEFLMDFEILKMNQGQKYSNSEPLERAYLLINGKIKVSFQDKEEILERENFYDHDPILVQVCYNVEFEIECLNEDTEIAIFKTENDKLDYCRIYTKDDIRIEIRGKGTMNETATRIVRTIIDHSINPDSNLMIGEDMHYPGKWAGFPSHYHPQPEIYFYKFYPSNGFGLLKLEDEGVLLEQNDTVLIRPNLDHPQVAAPGYGMYFIWTIRHLEGNPYLAPIFKDEHKWAEEPDAVIWPDKH; from the coding sequence ATGAAAATTAAGCAGCAACAAGAATTCAAACCAGGCATAACACCAATTGTTGACTCAAAAGGACCTTACAAAGAGTTTTTGATGGATTTTGAAATATTAAAAATGAATCAAGGACAAAAGTACAGTAATTCAGAACCATTAGAAAGAGCATATCTTCTTATCAATGGTAAAATCAAAGTATCTTTCCAAGATAAAGAAGAAATCCTAGAAAGAGAAAACTTTTACGATCATGATCCTATTTTGGTTCAAGTATGCTATAATGTAGAATTTGAAATAGAGTGTTTAAATGAAGATACTGAAATAGCTATTTTCAAGACTGAAAATGATAAGCTTGATTATTGCAGAATATATACTAAAGATGATATTAGGATTGAGATTCGTGGCAAAGGTACTATGAATGAAACTGCAACTCGTATAGTTCGTACAATAATAGATCACTCAATCAATCCAGATTCCAATTTAATGATTGGTGAAGATATGCACTACCCTGGAAAATGGGCTGGTTTTCCATCACATTATCATCCTCAACCTGAAATATATTTCTATAAGTTTTATCCTTCCAATGGATTTGGTTTATTGAAATTAGAAGATGAAGGAGTATTATTAGAACAAAATGATACTGTTCTTATACGCCCTAACTTAGATCACCCCCAAGTTGCGGCTCCTGGATATGGAATGTATTTTATTTGGACAATAAGACATTTAGAAGGAAATCCATATCTAGCTCCTATTTTCAAAGATGAACATAAATGGGCAGAAGAACCTGATGCTGTAATCTGGCCAGATAAACACTAA